Proteins from a genomic interval of Nocardioides jishulii:
- a CDS encoding hotdog domain-containing protein gives MSAPQPGLEVVHRRYVPYAHAHYAGHLVDGAYSLGLFGDVATEMCIRTDGDEGLFASYEDVQFLAPVLAGDVVEVRCVLESSGRRSRRLSFTVHVVARGAGTPQRPGAAELLDDPIVATTAIGTVVVPG, from the coding sequence GTGAGCGCGCCGCAGCCAGGCCTCGAGGTCGTGCACCGGCGCTACGTCCCGTACGCCCACGCGCACTACGCCGGTCACCTGGTCGACGGCGCCTACTCCCTGGGGCTCTTCGGCGACGTCGCCACCGAGATGTGCATCCGGACGGACGGTGACGAGGGACTCTTCGCCTCGTACGAGGACGTCCAGTTCCTCGCGCCGGTGCTGGCCGGTGACGTGGTCGAGGTGCGGTGCGTCCTGGAGTCGTCCGGGCGCAGGTCGCGCCGCCTCTCCTTCACCGTCCACGTGGTGGCTCGCGGCGCAGGTACGCCACAGCGTCCGGGGGCGGCCGAGCTCCTCGACGACCCCATCGTCGCGACCACCGCGATCGGCACGGTGGTGGTCCCCGGCTGA
- the lnt gene encoding apolipoprotein N-acyltransferase has translation MLLRVLVALGAGAALAAASEPIGWSWLTPLCVAILMGTVWRVAPRRAWLPGLAFGIGFFFTLQWWMRAVGPDAWLGLSALEAAFFAPLGAALALVQNRTRWWPLWAAVLWVGVETLRSGWPFSGMPWGRLSYAVADTWWADALPWIGFTGVSLLLSLTGTTLAWVVLERPRLARVVPVALGLLVATVAPALAPWSGEQSGTATVAVVQGDVPGSGDDLVGVHREVTANHVNATELLAVDVRTGREPEPDFVLWPENSTAVDPFRDPSTLDGITRAADAIGAPILVGAMVDAPEDHQVLNQGIVWSPEVGAGDRYTKQNPVPFGEYIPWRDVVFRDNLGKLRQIGRDMLSGTRTTPLQVGGIKVADAICFDVAYDSGIHDQVREGGEMVTVQTSNAMFIHTHQIAQQYEITRLRALETGRYVAVAATNGLSGVIDPRGRPLAEAEPRTTSVLVQEVGLSTSVTPAVWMGQWPGRLALVGSLVVLLASTRRPSRMAYIHESQRPSPRSAE, from the coding sequence GTGCTGCTGCGAGTCCTGGTCGCCCTCGGGGCGGGTGCCGCGTTGGCGGCGGCTTCGGAGCCGATCGGCTGGTCGTGGCTCACCCCGCTGTGCGTGGCCATCCTCATGGGCACGGTCTGGCGCGTCGCCCCGCGGCGAGCCTGGCTGCCCGGGCTGGCCTTCGGCATCGGCTTCTTCTTCACGCTCCAGTGGTGGATGCGGGCCGTGGGCCCCGATGCCTGGCTCGGCCTCTCCGCCCTCGAGGCGGCGTTCTTCGCGCCGCTGGGAGCCGCGCTGGCGCTGGTGCAGAACCGGACCCGGTGGTGGCCGCTGTGGGCGGCGGTGCTCTGGGTCGGGGTCGAGACCCTGCGCAGTGGGTGGCCCTTCTCGGGGATGCCCTGGGGGCGACTCTCCTATGCCGTCGCCGACACGTGGTGGGCCGACGCGCTCCCGTGGATCGGCTTCACCGGCGTGAGCCTGCTCCTGTCACTCACCGGGACGACCCTGGCCTGGGTGGTGCTGGAGCGTCCGCGTTTGGCCCGCGTCGTCCCCGTCGCCCTCGGACTGCTCGTGGCAACCGTCGCTCCGGCCCTGGCCCCCTGGAGCGGGGAGCAGAGCGGAACGGCGACCGTCGCCGTGGTGCAGGGCGACGTCCCGGGAAGCGGGGACGACCTCGTCGGGGTGCACCGCGAGGTCACCGCCAACCACGTCAACGCGACCGAGCTCCTCGCCGTCGACGTACGGACGGGCCGCGAACCCGAGCCCGACTTCGTCCTGTGGCCGGAGAACTCGACCGCGGTGGACCCGTTCCGCGACCCGTCGACCCTTGACGGGATCACCCGGGCCGCCGACGCGATCGGGGCTCCGATCCTGGTCGGCGCGATGGTCGACGCACCTGAGGACCACCAGGTGCTCAACCAGGGCATCGTGTGGTCGCCGGAGGTCGGCGCCGGCGATCGCTACACCAAGCAGAACCCGGTGCCGTTCGGCGAGTACATCCCGTGGCGCGACGTCGTCTTCCGCGACAACCTCGGCAAGCTGCGCCAGATCGGACGCGACATGCTCAGCGGGACGCGTACGACGCCGTTGCAGGTGGGAGGCATCAAGGTCGCCGACGCCATCTGCTTCGACGTCGCTTACGACAGCGGCATCCACGACCAGGTGCGCGAGGGCGGCGAGATGGTGACCGTCCAGACGAGCAACGCGATGTTCATCCACACCCACCAGATCGCCCAGCAGTACGAGATCACCCGGCTGCGGGCGCTGGAGACCGGGCGCTACGTGGCCGTGGCGGCCACCAACGGCCTCTCGGGCGTGATCGACCCCCGGGGTCGTCCGCTCGCCGAGGCCGAGCCGCGCACGACCTCCGTCCTGGTCCAGGAGGTGGGCCTGTCGACCTCCGTCACCCCGGCAGTGTGGATGGGGCAGTGGCCCGGGCGGTTGGCACTGGTGGGAAGTCTCGTCGTTCTCCTTGCCAGCACGAGACGTCCGTCACGCATGGCCTATATTCACGAGAGCCAGCGTCCCAGCCCCAGGAGTGCAGAGTGA
- a CDS encoding MFS transporter, with amino-acid sequence MSDTKTEAPTAVTGRWPVIAWGLWDWGSAAFNAVITTFVFSVYITSDSFGSGASAKLGWALATAGVLIALFAPITGRRADSSGRRTFWLTVNTALVIVASVGLFFVKPSPDYLWLGLVLLAAGNIFFEFASVQYNAMLNDISTPDNVGRISGFGWGLGYLGGIVLLLIVFYGFIDPEVGLFGVTDKNGLDVRVTMLLCALWTLVFSLPVILTMRDDKAARQPRGQSVSVIESYRQLFGTIRDLWNTDRNTAYFLMASAVFRDGLAGVFTFGGVLAAGTFGFTPSEVIIFAVAANVVAGIATIASGTFDDWLGPKPVIVGSLTCMLVAGSTIFFLHDRGATIFWTFGLLLCVFVGPAQSASRTFLARLIPEGKEGEIFGLYATTGRAVSFMAPAAWSGFIVLGAAVTGVADKDSAEHWGILGIMLVLGLGLALLTLVRSGENPRSALGS; translated from the coding sequence ATGAGCGACACGAAGACCGAGGCTCCGACAGCAGTGACCGGTCGCTGGCCGGTGATTGCCTGGGGGTTGTGGGACTGGGGCTCGGCCGCCTTCAACGCGGTGATCACCACCTTCGTCTTCAGCGTCTACATCACCTCCGACTCGTTCGGGTCCGGTGCCAGCGCGAAGCTCGGCTGGGCCCTGGCCACCGCGGGCGTGCTGATCGCGCTCTTCGCGCCCATCACGGGTCGGCGTGCGGACAGCTCGGGGCGACGCACCTTCTGGCTGACGGTCAACACGGCCCTGGTGATCGTCGCTTCCGTGGGCCTCTTCTTCGTCAAGCCCTCCCCCGACTACCTGTGGCTGGGCCTGGTCCTGCTCGCGGCGGGCAACATCTTCTTCGAGTTCGCCTCGGTGCAGTACAACGCGATGCTCAACGACATCTCCACGCCCGACAACGTCGGCCGGATCTCCGGATTCGGCTGGGGGCTGGGTTACCTGGGCGGCATCGTGCTGCTGCTCATCGTGTTCTACGGCTTCATCGACCCCGAGGTGGGTCTCTTCGGGGTCACGGACAAGAACGGCCTCGACGTCCGCGTGACCATGCTGCTGTGCGCGCTGTGGACCCTGGTCTTCAGCCTGCCGGTGATCCTCACGATGCGCGACGACAAGGCCGCCCGCCAGCCGAGAGGCCAGAGTGTCAGCGTCATCGAGTCCTACCGCCAGCTCTTCGGCACGATCCGTGACCTGTGGAACACCGACCGCAACACCGCGTACTTCCTCATGGCCTCCGCCGTCTTCCGCGACGGCCTCGCAGGCGTCTTCACCTTCGGCGGCGTGCTGGCGGCCGGCACGTTCGGCTTCACACCCAGCGAGGTGATCATCTTCGCCGTCGCCGCCAACGTGGTTGCCGGCATCGCCACCATCGCTTCGGGGACGTTCGACGACTGGCTGGGTCCCAAGCCCGTCATCGTCGGGTCGCTGACCTGCATGCTCGTCGCCGGGTCCACGATCTTCTTCCTGCACGATCGCGGCGCCACCATCTTCTGGACCTTCGGCCTCCTGCTCTGCGTCTTCGTCGGGCCGGCACAGTCGGCGTCGCGGACCTTCCTCGCCAGGCTGATCCCCGAGGGCAAGGAGGGCGAGATCTTCGGTCTCTACGCCACGACGGGCCGTGCCGTGAGCTTCATGGCTCCTGCCGCGTGGTCGGGCTTCATCGTGCTGGGTGCGGCCGTCACGGGCGTGGCGGACAAGGACTCCGCAGAGCACTGGGGCATTCTCGGGATCATGCTGGTGCTCGGGCTCGGCCTGGCGCTCCTCACCTTGGTGCGCAGCGGCGAGAACCCGCGATCGGCCTTAGGTTCCTGA
- a CDS encoding FxsA family protein, with protein MTSARRLLPRWLLVLLLVGMPLLELFVLIRVGQVIGAAWTIVLLIVASFVGGWLIRNEGAKVWRSLAESLREGRMPTRELADGALVVLAGALMLSPGFVTDVFALLLILPGTRQLARRALTAYVASRVVVTSGGVGFGFAGTPTSTPGDARRPGPPTGGQVIRGEVVDP; from the coding sequence ATGACTTCGGCGCGTCGTCTCCTGCCTCGCTGGCTCCTCGTCCTCCTCCTGGTCGGGATGCCACTGCTGGAGCTCTTCGTCCTGATCCGAGTGGGTCAGGTCATCGGAGCGGCGTGGACGATCGTGCTGCTGATCGTGGCCAGCTTCGTCGGGGGCTGGCTGATCCGCAACGAAGGCGCCAAGGTCTGGCGTTCGCTGGCGGAGTCCCTGCGCGAGGGGCGCATGCCGACGCGCGAGCTGGCCGACGGCGCACTCGTCGTCCTCGCCGGTGCGCTGATGCTCAGCCCGGGATTCGTGACCGACGTCTTTGCCCTGCTGCTGATCCTCCCCGGCACGCGACAGCTGGCACGCCGGGCCCTCACCGCGTACGTCGCCAGCCGCGTCGTGGTCACGTCCGGGGGAGTGGGGTTCGGGTTTGCCGGAACGCCCACGTCGACGCCCGGAGACGCACGACGCCCCGGACCTCCGACCGGTGGTCAGGTGATCCGGGGCGAAGTCGTGGACCCGTAG
- a CDS encoding polyprenol monophosphomannose synthase gives MNQPQLGRVIMVIPTYNESANVEWIIGRLRAAQPHVDVLVMDDNSPDGTGKIVDAIAERDPQVQVVHRTEKAGLGAAYRHGFRVALDQGYDVIGEMDADGSHQPEQLQRLLDAIAEGADLVIGSRWIPGGSIVNWPKSREMLSRGGNIYVRLLLGMPVKDATAGFRLFRRATLEAIDIDTVTSTGYVFQTDMAYRTLQQGLTVREVPIEFIERERGDSKMSKDVATESLKLITKWGISERAAQLRRVVGARDA, from the coding sequence GTGAACCAGCCACAGCTGGGTCGAGTCATCATGGTGATCCCCACCTACAACGAGTCGGCCAACGTCGAATGGATCATCGGTCGGCTGCGCGCCGCCCAGCCCCACGTCGACGTGCTGGTGATGGACGACAACTCTCCCGACGGCACCGGCAAGATCGTGGACGCCATCGCGGAGCGCGATCCGCAGGTGCAGGTGGTCCACCGCACCGAGAAGGCGGGGCTCGGCGCCGCCTACCGCCACGGCTTCCGCGTCGCGCTCGACCAGGGCTACGACGTGATCGGGGAGATGGACGCCGACGGCTCCCACCAGCCGGAGCAGCTCCAGCGCCTGCTGGACGCGATCGCCGAGGGCGCCGACCTGGTGATCGGGTCGCGCTGGATCCCCGGCGGCTCCATCGTCAACTGGCCCAAGTCGCGGGAGATGCTCTCACGCGGGGGCAACATCTACGTGCGCCTGCTGCTCGGCATGCCGGTCAAGGACGCCACGGCAGGGTTCAGGCTCTTTCGCCGCGCCACGCTGGAGGCGATCGACATCGACACCGTGACCTCCACCGGCTACGTGTTCCAGACTGACATGGCCTACCGCACGCTCCAGCAGGGTCTGACCGTGCGCGAGGTGCCGATCGAGTTCATCGAGCGCGAGCGCGGTGACTCCAAGATGAGCAAGGACGTGGCCACCGAGTCCCTGAAGCTCATCACCAAGTGGGGCATCTCGGAGCGTGCCGCCCAGCTCCGACGTGTCGTTGGGGCTCGTGACGCATGA
- a CDS encoding RNA polymerase-binding protein RbpA, with amino-acid sequence MAERTLRGARLGGQSFEDERGIEFAARQQVGYKCKSGHVFEVTMSDEADIPALWECPKCGSEALSTQGVLPEEKNEKPARTHWDMLLERRSEKELEEILKERLELLRGGEIGPAHLHRANAKKRVKAGA; translated from the coding sequence ATGGCGGAGCGCACGTTGCGTGGTGCACGACTCGGTGGTCAGAGCTTCGAGGACGAGCGCGGCATTGAGTTTGCCGCTCGTCAGCAGGTCGGCTACAAGTGCAAGAGCGGTCACGTGTTCGAGGTGACCATGTCCGACGAGGCCGACATCCCGGCCCTGTGGGAGTGCCCGAAGTGTGGCAGCGAGGCACTCAGCACCCAGGGCGTCCTGCCCGAGGAGAAGAACGAGAAGCCTGCGCGTACGCACTGGGACATGCTGCTGGAGCGTCGCTCGGAGAAGGAGCTCGAGGAGATCCTCAAGGAGCGCCTCGAGCTGCTGCGTGGCGGCGAGATCGGTCCGGCCCACCTGCACCGGGCCAACGCCAAGAAGCGCGTGAAGGCCGGCGCCTGA
- a CDS encoding OAM dimerization domain-containing protein, with product MIVRPYGDSTGDGMVQVSFTLPLPADKRGEGAAAQLAQKMGIHPAMVVHARPIGPDFTFFVVYGPVQHLVDTSAVQVVERDHPLLTPAEVNQAVRRGLRRRLVVVGACIGTDAHTVGIDAILNIKGLAGEKGLEYYRELKVVNLGAQVPVDELVTAAVREGADAVLVSQVVTQRDAHLHNTAALVDAFDARLGRDHRPLLVVGGPRFDESAAAELGVDRVFGRGTTPREVASFLVHRLVPQEVPA from the coding sequence ATGATCGTGCGTCCCTACGGCGACAGCACGGGTGACGGGATGGTGCAGGTGTCGTTCACGCTCCCGCTGCCCGCCGACAAGCGTGGCGAGGGCGCGGCCGCCCAGCTCGCCCAGAAGATGGGCATCCACCCGGCGATGGTGGTCCACGCGCGCCCGATCGGCCCCGACTTCACCTTCTTCGTGGTCTACGGGCCGGTCCAGCACCTCGTCGACACCTCGGCCGTGCAGGTGGTCGAGCGCGACCATCCCCTCCTGACGCCGGCCGAGGTCAACCAGGCCGTACGCCGCGGCCTGCGCCGCCGCCTGGTCGTGGTCGGTGCGTGCATCGGCACCGACGCCCACACCGTCGGCATCGACGCGATCCTCAACATCAAGGGCCTGGCGGGGGAGAAGGGGCTGGAGTACTACCGCGAGCTCAAGGTGGTGAACCTCGGCGCGCAGGTGCCTGTCGACGAGCTCGTCACCGCTGCCGTACGAGAAGGCGCCGACGCGGTGCTGGTCTCCCAGGTCGTCACCCAGCGTGACGCCCACCTCCACAACACCGCAGCCCTGGTGGACGCCTTCGACGCCCGGCTCGGCCGGGACCATCGCCCGCTCCTGGTCGTCGGCGGACCACGCTTCGACGAGTCTGCTGCCGCCGAGCTCGGCGTCGACCGCGTCTTCGGCCGCGGGACCACGCCGCGCGAGGTCGCCTCCTTCCTCGTCCACCGGCTGGTGCCCCAGGAGGTGCCCGCGTGA
- a CDS encoding lysine 5,6-aminomutase subunit alpha, producing MTRIALDATSVATARDLAGAVGRPVVDLARRHTTVSVERATLRLAGATGADPDGVPWVNHLVDAVRDGLLPDGGIAHGVSLPLFDALARGEAADLVDLAQRLRRGQVTLRLPHGPDRTRAAAAAHSAVTRGMDQVDAQRRRREQMIDTVGDAPRRPWIYLIVATGDIREDVRQAQAAARAGADVVAVIRSTGQSLLDYVPEGATYEGFAGTYATQENFRIMRGALDETSHELGRYVRLTNYASGLCMPEIAVLAGLERLDMMLNDSMYGILFRDINPVRTFVDQRFSRQVHARAGIIINTGEDNYLTTADAVEAAHTVTTSQLLNEYFAKEAGLEDWQLGLGHAFEIDPEVPESFRLELAHALLARSLFPDAPLKWMPPTRHMTGDVFRGHLLDGFFNLAGLLTGQGILLVGMMTEAVVTPWLSDRDLALQNVRYVMEAAGGLQEDFRPPPDGFIARRAGVVLDEAVALLERINGHDDGLLDAIADGTFGLMRRPADRGRGLEGVAAKSEDYLNPAQNLLDAGAGPGATVSDETREKEAVR from the coding sequence GTGACCCGGATCGCCCTCGACGCCACCTCCGTGGCGACCGCCCGAGACCTGGCAGGGGCCGTGGGCCGCCCTGTCGTCGACCTCGCACGACGCCACACCACCGTCTCGGTGGAGCGGGCGACACTCCGGCTCGCCGGTGCGACCGGAGCCGACCCCGACGGCGTGCCGTGGGTCAACCACCTGGTCGACGCGGTGCGCGACGGCCTCTTGCCCGACGGGGGCATCGCCCACGGGGTCAGCCTGCCGCTCTTCGACGCCCTCGCGCGGGGTGAGGCGGCCGACCTGGTGGACCTTGCCCAGCGCCTCCGCCGTGGCCAGGTGACACTGCGCCTGCCGCACGGCCCCGACCGCACCCGGGCCGCTGCGGCCGCGCACTCAGCCGTGACCCGCGGGATGGACCAGGTCGACGCACAGCGCCGTCGGCGCGAGCAGATGATCGACACCGTCGGCGACGCCCCACGCCGCCCCTGGATCTACCTGATCGTCGCCACCGGAGACATCCGCGAGGACGTACGTCAGGCCCAGGCCGCCGCACGGGCCGGGGCCGACGTCGTCGCCGTGATCCGCAGCACCGGCCAGTCCCTGCTCGACTACGTGCCCGAGGGAGCGACGTACGAGGGGTTCGCGGGCACCTACGCGACCCAGGAGAACTTCCGGATCATGCGTGGCGCGCTCGACGAGACCAGCCACGAGCTCGGTCGCTACGTGCGCCTGACCAACTACGCCTCAGGACTCTGCATGCCGGAGATCGCCGTCCTGGCAGGGCTCGAACGCCTCGACATGATGCTCAACGACTCGATGTACGGGATCCTCTTCCGCGACATCAACCCGGTCCGCACCTTCGTCGACCAGCGCTTCAGCCGCCAGGTGCACGCCCGTGCCGGCATCATCATCAACACCGGCGAGGACAACTACCTCACCACGGCCGACGCGGTCGAGGCAGCCCACACGGTCACCACGAGCCAGCTCCTCAACGAGTACTTCGCCAAGGAGGCCGGGCTCGAGGACTGGCAGCTCGGCCTGGGCCACGCCTTCGAGATCGACCCCGAGGTGCCGGAGAGCTTCCGCCTGGAGCTCGCCCACGCCCTGCTGGCCCGCTCGCTCTTCCCTGACGCACCGCTGAAGTGGATGCCGCCCACCCGCCACATGACGGGGGACGTGTTCCGGGGCCACCTCCTCGACGGCTTCTTCAACCTCGCGGGGCTGCTCACCGGTCAGGGGATCCTGCTCGTCGGGATGATGACGGAGGCCGTGGTCACCCCGTGGCTGTCCGACCGCGACCTCGCCCTGCAGAACGTGCGCTACGTCATGGAGGCGGCGGGTGGTCTGCAGGAGGACTTCCGTCCGCCCCCGGACGGCTTCATCGCGCGCCGTGCGGGAGTCGTGCTCGACGAGGCGGTGGCCCTGCTCGAGCGGATCAACGGTCACGACGACGGCCTCCTGGACGCGATCGCCGACGGCACCTTCGGACTGATGCGCCGGCCAGCCGACCGCGGACGCGGGCTGGAGGGGGTCGCGGCGAAGTCCGAGGACTACCTCAACCCGGCGCAGAACCTGCTCGATGCCGGCGCCGGTCCTGGTGCGACGGTCTCCGACGAGACTCGCGAGAAGGAGGCGGTCCGATGA